One window from the genome of Candidatus Zixiibacteriota bacterium encodes:
- a CDS encoding HPr family phosphocarrier protein, with protein MKEKQVTVTNPLGVHARPAAMIVQTATRFKSEVSLVKDGRTVNGKSMLGVMTLAAEMGSVITIRAEGPDEAKAVDAITRVFEIRFGER; from the coding sequence GTGAAAGAGAAACAGGTGACCGTGACCAATCCGCTCGGGGTGCATGCCCGCCCGGCGGCGATGATCGTGCAGACCGCAACCAGGTTCAAATCCGAGGTCTCACTGGTCAAAGATGGCCGCACCGTGAACGGCAAGAGCATGCTGGGGGTCATGACGCTGGCGGCTGAGATGGGGTCTGTGATCACCATTCGCGCCGAGGGCCCGGATGAAGCCAAGGCCGTTGACGCGATTACCCGTGTGTTTGAGATTCGTTTCGGTGAGCGGTAG
- the dprA gene encoding DNA-processing protein DprA produces the protein MDAEYWLALSHLPGVGRATFLKLIAAYKSPKLAWQHNDSDWRETGIFRRPVQTESSRSDALVWAKIQVDQLAKSPWSLIVFGDSRYPESLTRLRYAPPYFFLLGAVPDAPAVAVVGARQATEYGVRATRMIVGQLAAAGITIVSGFARGIDTVAHTAALEANGSTIAIWGAGPDTVYPPENKKLVEPVIQRGAVLTEFPFGTPPDAHNFPIRNRLIAGLSQGVLIVQAGRRSGALLTAQHALDQGKEVYAIPSEIGQEQFGGTLELLKQGARLVTSADDILSGFRIMRSETSAAPLPRPLPPLTEIERQVYDGLGGSACHIDRLAVSLRLSVGECARVLTLLELKGLVKKSAGNLVSRQS, from the coding sequence GTGGATGCGGAATACTGGTTGGCTCTGTCGCACCTGCCGGGCGTGGGCAGAGCGACCTTCCTCAAGCTCATCGCAGCGTACAAGTCCCCCAAGCTCGCCTGGCAGCACAATGACAGCGACTGGCGTGAGACCGGCATCTTCCGCCGCCCGGTGCAAACCGAATCATCCCGTTCGGACGCGTTGGTCTGGGCCAAGATACAGGTCGATCAACTGGCCAAATCGCCGTGGTCGCTGATTGTCTTTGGGGACTCTCGCTATCCCGAATCACTGACCCGGCTGCGCTATGCACCGCCGTATTTCTTTCTCTTGGGGGCTGTTCCCGACGCTCCTGCCGTTGCTGTGGTCGGTGCCCGCCAGGCCACCGAGTACGGCGTGCGCGCCACCCGGATGATCGTCGGCCAACTCGCGGCGGCGGGAATCACGATCGTCTCCGGCTTCGCGCGCGGCATCGACACCGTGGCCCATACCGCGGCGCTGGAGGCCAACGGTTCGACAATAGCCATCTGGGGTGCCGGGCCCGACACCGTCTACCCGCCGGAGAACAAGAAGTTGGTTGAGCCGGTCATCCAGCGCGGTGCTGTACTCACCGAGTTCCCCTTCGGGACCCCGCCCGACGCGCACAATTTCCCGATCCGCAATCGCCTGATTGCGGGTCTCTCGCAGGGTGTTTTGATCGTGCAGGCGGGACGACGCTCGGGGGCGCTGCTGACCGCGCAGCATGCTCTGGACCAGGGCAAGGAGGTCTATGCCATCCCCAGCGAGATCGGGCAGGAGCAGTTCGGAGGCACACTGGAACTGCTGAAGCAGGGAGCCCGGCTTGTCACTTCGGCTGATGACATCCTCAGCGGTTTTCGCATCATGAGATCCGAAACCAGTGCCGCCCCATTGCCCAGGCCATTGCCCCCACTGACGGAGATCGAACGGCAGGTCTATGACGGACTGGGAGGATCTGCTTGCCACATCGACCGCCTGGCGGTTTCTTTGCGCCTGTCCGTGGGAGAGTGTGCCCGCGTCCTGACTTTGTTGGAGCTGAAGGGGCTGGTCAAGAAATCGGCAGGGAATCTCGTCTCGCGTCAATCATAG
- the ptsP gene encoding phosphoenolpyruvate--protein phosphotransferase has protein sequence MTVRYADSERRWRGIAAAPGIALGPAFVYRLATEELSRRHLDPDVSVDDESRRLDEALSAVRAELLALKDESPSSVGSALGKIFDAQVLLVDDPTIRARVKEMIATQRLSAETAFAAVVGEAQQAIQRTADPYLREMANEIQAVKRRVIHRLLGVPELRDLCLLEPAILLAHTITPSDIISLKKEFVLGIVAETGGKTSHTALLAKSLGIPAVVGVGIDLRVVRPGTRVVVDGFSGLVIVEPRGQTVEFVERKKRRTHSPWPKRLDVLRDLPATTKDGHTLSLMANIDLAGETELVCAAGAAGVGLYRTEYLFLQQGSYPTENRQREVYRRAVETLGGRPLIVRTFDLGSDKALPDLPPESNPALGVRGVRISLAHPARLVSQFRALLAASAHGPVWVMVPMISTVEEFCEVQRLWAQAREDLGRRKSAIGRKVKLGLMIETPGAVRMAPELARRADFFSLGTNDLTQYTVAVDRGNARLERLHHYWHPSLWRQIADTVAAAHKARIPVGVCGEMAGDLLTTAPLLGLGVDSLSLHPNSVPRMKSLVRSLSFAKARQLAARILRTETADDVCTLATNFLKGAPTRERFQHPNHRRR, from the coding sequence ATGACGGTGCGATATGCCGATTCCGAGCGACGCTGGCGGGGGATCGCCGCCGCGCCGGGGATTGCGCTGGGGCCGGCCTTCGTCTACCGCCTGGCCACCGAGGAGCTCTCGCGACGGCATCTCGACCCTGATGTCTCTGTCGACGATGAGTCTCGGCGGCTCGATGAAGCGCTGTCCGCAGTGCGAGCCGAACTGCTGGCGCTCAAGGACGAGTCCCCCAGTTCCGTCGGATCTGCTCTCGGCAAGATCTTCGATGCACAGGTTCTCCTTGTTGACGATCCGACGATCCGCGCCCGTGTCAAAGAGATGATCGCGACGCAACGCCTCTCGGCGGAGACCGCCTTTGCGGCCGTCGTTGGCGAGGCCCAGCAGGCGATCCAGCGCACCGCCGACCCGTATTTGCGCGAGATGGCCAATGAAATCCAGGCGGTCAAACGGCGGGTCATCCATCGGCTGTTGGGTGTCCCGGAGTTGCGCGATCTCTGCCTTCTGGAGCCGGCCATTCTGCTGGCACACACGATCACGCCCAGTGATATCATCAGCTTGAAGAAAGAGTTCGTGCTCGGAATCGTGGCCGAGACGGGCGGGAAGACGTCGCACACGGCGCTGTTGGCCAAGTCGCTCGGGATTCCGGCCGTCGTCGGCGTCGGCATCGACTTGCGTGTTGTCCGTCCGGGGACACGCGTCGTCGTCGACGGTTTCTCAGGTCTCGTCATCGTCGAGCCGCGCGGCCAGACCGTGGAATTTGTGGAGCGTAAGAAGCGGCGCACTCATTCCCCCTGGCCCAAGCGTCTGGATGTGCTCCGTGATCTCCCCGCCACGACAAAGGACGGGCACACGCTCTCGCTTATGGCCAATATCGATCTCGCCGGCGAGACCGAGCTGGTCTGTGCCGCCGGCGCCGCCGGTGTCGGTCTGTACCGCACAGAGTACCTGTTCCTGCAGCAGGGATCGTATCCCACCGAAAACCGACAACGCGAGGTATACCGTCGGGCAGTGGAAACGCTTGGGGGTCGACCTCTCATCGTGCGGACGTTCGACCTTGGATCCGACAAGGCATTGCCCGACCTGCCGCCCGAATCCAATCCGGCACTGGGGGTGCGCGGTGTCCGCATTTCGCTGGCCCATCCGGCACGGTTGGTGTCGCAGTTTCGCGCTCTGCTGGCAGCGTCCGCCCACGGCCCCGTGTGGGTGATGGTGCCGATGATTTCGACCGTCGAGGAATTCTGCGAGGTGCAGCGGCTTTGGGCGCAAGCGCGGGAGGATCTGGGCCGGCGGAAGTCGGCCATTGGCCGCAAGGTCAAGCTTGGGCTGATGATCGAAACCCCGGGGGCGGTCCGCATGGCGCCGGAGCTGGCCCGACGCGCCGATTTCTTCTCCCTCGGGACGAATGATTTGACGCAGTATACAGTTGCCGTCGATCGCGGTAATGCCCGCCTGGAGCGCCTGCACCACTACTGGCACCCTTCTCTCTGGCGCCAGATCGCCGATACGGTCGCAGCCGCGCACAAGGCCCGAATCCCGGTGGGTGTCTGCGGCGAGATGGCCGGCGATCTTCTGACCACAGCCCCCCTCTTGGGTCTCGGTGTCGATTCGCTGTCGCTGCACCCGAATTCCGTCCCGCGCATGAAGTCACTGGTCCGATCACTCTCTTTCGCCAAAGCCCGGCAGTTGGCGGCGAGGATTCTCCGCACCGAGACGGCGGATGATGTCTGCACTCTGGCGACCAACTTCCTCAAAGGTGCACCAACTCGTGAGCGATTCCAGCATCCAAATCACAGGCGGCGCTGA